The Nicotiana sylvestris chromosome 6, ASM39365v2, whole genome shotgun sequence genomic sequence TCATTGCCAGCAGCAGTAGATGATTGTAGGCTGGGTAATAGGGATCTTTCAGTGTCACCCTGAATCCCAGCTTCATAAGTGCCCTCCTGCTCCATGATTAGGTCATCTATACCTAATATGAAGTCATCATTCACATCATGGTACAGACGATTCACTTCATTGACAGATGCAGCACCAGGGCCTGAGGACTCTCCTCCAGAAACTGCTATCACCGGCTCAGCAACTGTGATTTCTTGGGGCAACATGCTCTTCATTTCTATGGCAGCAATTGGGGAGGTAAACGTGCCAACACCAGTAGATACCACCCCGCTGTCAACAGCTCCAGTCGTATCGTTAGTGCTTGCCGTCACTTGTGATCCTCCTCCAGCAGGTCCAATCATGTTCTCAGGGTTTGGTACTTGGGAAGTTCCAGCAGTTTCAATATCCACACTAGTTATGTCGTGAATGCTTGCTCTTCTCCTCTCTTTGTTGACGCCTTCGCGGCGATTGAAAAACTTTTGGGCATGGCTAGCCACCTGTTGTGGTGTTCTAGATAGCACACAGTGCCTGGATATACTTTTCCAATCGCCCTTTCCATATTTATCTAACCCCTTAAGAAACAACCTATAGCAGGAAAGAGAGAGAAGTTATCAGCTTTGCATTAATCCAGGAAACAAAATCGCAAGACAGTCTTAAAAGTTTAACACTCTTTCAATCAGCAAAAAGCGCAATACATCTTATAAATTCCAGTGAAGAATAGGTATGATTCCATAGGCATACTTATTGCCGTCTGCATGCACTGTATAACATCATAGATAACAATAATCAAAACTAACAACATCTCTCCCTACTGCCCACCCCTAAATAAAATCAcaattcgttttttttttcttttttctttttcttttttttttaccgaGAAAGAGCAAGGAACCTAGAATCAGGGGATAACAAATGTCAACCGTAGGATATATGATTTCAACATTTGCTTAATTTTCTCTGCCCACTTGCTTTCGCCTCATTTCTATATGCACTCACTTCAACTACATCTGTCATCTGGCTTCACAAATTGAAATAGGCTATTCTTAGGAGTGATGTCTTAAATGTGATTTCTTACTCAAAAGGCAAAAAGATAAAgataagaaaacaagaagaataaCAAACAAGACATGTTCATAAAAATACTTTATACCAATAATCAAATAGACCAATATTTTTCGACATATTCTTAGTAATGGTGCTTTTAGCTATGGGAAGAAGCCCTTGCGGGGGGGCAGCTTAGTTACCGTGTCGAGGAAACTAGGGTCCAGTAAATTCTCTGATTAAAGCCCCAAGCAcccaaagaatttttttttttttaaaagaaaaaagagaagagaagaaaagaaaacacaaACTAGAACATTATTCCAAAACTTGTTTTTGCCCTACTCTATTTCTGGATCATGAAATGTGTTATGCTAATCTTACGAGATATTCAAAATTCAAGAGGTGCTAAGAAAGTATTAGCACATTGAATAGACTACCAATAAAAGATTTTTACTAATTAAAAGATTTAGTCTAATTGGGTTAAATACATGTATTTTTCACATCACTGTTTGTCAAGCAACAAATTCCTCAAGTATTTCCAGCATAAGCCAGAGCCAGACTGAAACCTTTATGATGTGTTCATTAGCTTGTCCATCTGCAGTAAGGCATTCATCTGGTTATAAGCACCAAATACATATACAACGCTGCAACTTATGTTGCAAGATCTATATGGAGTAGTACTCCACTCGTCGAAGAAAAGGATAAAttttttacttattttaaaaAAGGGATAAACACCCAAAATGAAAAATAAGTACTTTATAAAGAAATCTCTTAGGGGAAAACCTTAAAAACAAGAAAAtgaatggaaaaaaaaaaaaaaaactaaataaagaCAAAGCatttatttttgatgaaaatttatgtttatttcattttccCCCACAATATCacacataaaaaatattttaccattttcttCTTTCACTAAAGTTACAGATAGCTCATGGTTCTTTTGTTAATTATCGATGCAAAAAGTTAAGCTCAACAAACACAAACAAGAAACAAGCATTTTGTAGCAGACATATGTCCTGGAGGCAATTTTAAAATTCTTTTCAGGGAAAATAAGAAATTCAATAAGCTATCAGGCAGGACATAACTATAGAAATGCAATAATCACACATTTGGATGATTAGAAGCACACCGACATGGTCCTTGAGAAATGTAAGGAAATTTTGAAAATCCTTTTCTAGTAAAAAGTGAAAATCATGCAATCAATTAGCAAGACATGATTATAGCATCCAGTAAACATCAATTCAGATGATTAATATTGTCCTTAAAGAAATGTACAGGAAACGCACTTGTGTTCCTCTTCTGTCCAAGCAACCCCTTTTCGCCGTTCTACATCTGCTTTTGGTAATCTACTTTTATTGCGGGAATTGCTTTGCATATTCCGATATCGAGGTAAAGGAACAAGTCCAGACTCAATCGCATTCACATCCTCAACTAATACCTCATAGTGATTTTTTATATCTTCAAGTGATTTCCCAGGAAGTGCTGCTGCCATCCTCATCAATAGATCATCATCACTAGAGTACACCGCCAGGGTATTCTCAAAGATTTTATCCTCCTCCTTAGTCCAGAAGGAGCCATTGCATGTCCGATCGATGCtcattttcttttagatctacaCGGAAAGGGTCAAGTATGAAAAGGAAAGTTTTTCAAAAGCATTCTGAAAACGGATGAATTCAATATATGACAAAAACCACCATAAATATCTGGCATCTAAAATAAGATTTTATGTAACTCCTGACACTTGGTAAACAGAAAGAACGGCAGCAAGACATGTATTCTTTAAATCAGTTATAGATTCTAAGAGTAGTAATGAGCGACTGGTAAAAGGAACGGATAGGTGGCATGCCAAAACAGAACGACCACTCGAACCACATAATTTTCGAGATGTTAATGTGCATATGAACATGGAGGAAAAACAACCAAAGTTATCTGAAATACAAAATATAAATTGATGAGGCCTGTGGCACAATAAGCAATAATGATGTTTCTAATAAAATTTATATGGTGAAAAGCATCTGATAATAGTCATAATGTAATCTACTATATAGGTACTACATATTTATTAGAATGTCTTCAACCAGGTACAGCCAAAGAGGAAGTAAATGGTagatctaattaaggaaatagcaTAGTGACAGTTAAGATTTGTATAGAGAGCTATTTCTGACAGCTAAATAATAAGGAGCAAGTTGACAAGATAACTTCACCAGTAGTATATATGGTACCAACAAGAAGATACTTGTGGTATATCACCCATAAAAGTCCCTAGAGACACGAAGCACTAAGAAATCATCTtatatttttttaccttttctaTCAGCTGATAGGTTTTATAATAAGAAGGAAGAGTGCAAAGAAGAAAACTAATTGTCTCAAACTAAGCAAAAATTATATCACCAAGGTATATATTTGTTCTTGTTAGTGACGTAAAAGAAGATCTAAGGCCTTCTACcacataaaaggaaaagaaacctGCCAATCCAACACGCTATCAAAAGAAATCGATCCTCAAAATGTTCTAGGAGAACAGTCACACTGAACACAGCATAACAAAACCTAACATTTCAATCAAAGCCGGCCTTTTAACAACTAACAACTCATTGCGTGATGATGAAGGGTCAAAAAGATTCTTCAAGTGATTCAAACAATTTTGACAAAAATCCCATACAGAAGAACATAGGTACAAACAGTGGCGGAGCCAGAAATTTTAGTAAGGGGTATCAAAATATAAAACAATAAAATACACGAAGAAAATAAGGGGAGCAACATGTAGTATAAATGcataaaaacaaataaaaaatccTAGCTAACCAGTGTAATTTTCTGGAGAAGGGGTGCCAATTGACACCCCTTAACATAAGGTGGCTCCGCCACTAGGTACAAACATGACGGGTCCATCACTATTTCTATACATGATGCACCAACTATTTCTATACATGATGCACCAACTAGGAATCAGGAAATCATTGAGCAACTTCAACCACAAAATGCAATAATGACAGGCATATTATGATAAATGCTAATTATATTGCTTAACTTCCAGTAGATCCTTGACCTAACAAttgaaaaatggtaaaaagataaattCAGAAACCCAGACTAGTGAGTTATCCAAGCTCTTAAGTTTCAATGACATACTCGTGTCAAATGGTTATGTCAAAGATATGGGTATTTTGTAAGGAACTTCCAAAGTACTCTAAAACTTACTAGAGTTGAGCATCTCTGTGTAAGATTCACACGTGAGTTTTAACATTTCTATGCTCGAGTTAACGAGTTAATCTAGGACTGAAATATGAGTGTCTGGGTAGTTGGATCAGTTCAAGTTGTCAAGAGAAACCAAAAGGGTTATTAGGTAATCCACTAGTCTTTTACTCAAGTTCTGAAAGAAGTAAAAGTTCCAAGAGAAAAAAATGAAGTGTAAGATGGCACCATTGTGAAGTTTAGAAAATTGATTATCTTGGGGGAAAGTATCAAAGAGGGGCTGATGTTTCAACTTCAGTCCTAACCCCGCTTCAACTTGCAGAAGGTGGTATTAAGACAAAGCTCATAAATTCTCTCACGGTTAGAACTAAATTAACCTTTAAGACAATCTCATGATAAGCATAAGCTGGTTTCTTTATAGTAACAAAGTCGAAAGAAATGAACACTTTTCCCATCTTGGAAGGGGTTGATATGTCGGAAAGCGAGTATCGCTGTCAACGCTATCAATAAAGGCAAAGCACTTATTCGATATTTTAATGAATGATCCTGGAAATTGTCGATATTATAGCACTATAGGTCTATGCATTTCAACGGTTGTTAAGAttttttatagcaaaattttttttttgtagagaaGTGCTTTCTATTGTATACTTTCAGTAAACAATTTAAATACCCTTCGATTGTGCGGAACAGTGGAAGTTTCAATAAGATTGTCTTGTATAATATAAAGACAATACACTAAATTCCCAATCTCTTGATAACCATATGTTGCTAATATATATTGTTTGATAATCTTGTTATCTTTGAGTCTTTATAGCAACTCCAGtcacaataataaaagatattCTCCTCTTCTCATAGCCTTGAAAGGGGCTCGACGTATAAGTGAGTTCTAGTAGTGCTAGTGTCAATTAAGGCAAAGAACTCAACTGTTATTTATTTAATGATCTCACCCAATTCAGAATATTTTGGTATTACATGCCTACGCATTTCAAAATCTGTTGAGAATTCTTTGTAGTCAATCAACTATGCCTCAATCCCAAAGAAGTTTGGGTCTATATGATTCCTCCTTATCAATTCTGCTCTATTTAAGTCCACTTCCATCGAATACTAAATCATTCCACTATTGAAGCACAATAAGAGTTTCTCTAGATGTCAAACTATCCTTGTAAGAACATACAAGTCTCTAAGCATTAAAAAAAACTCCCGATGGCTGCTGAATCTAATGCAAGTATAACTATAACTAAACTTTTACCCTAACTAGTTGATAGCATCTATACGGATCATTtgcttctattatgttctgttattACCTAAATCTGAAATGGTAGGTCTTTTGAGACAACTTCCATCCATATGATTTTAGGTTTTAGTAGTCTCATTTGTCTTCCTCTCATTATTGCATTGTTGCAACAAGAATATAGCCAAACCCATCTCAAATGATATTTTCGCATTTTATCCTCTACTTGCATTTACACCTTCTGTACTTACCCTCTATATCAGATATGATCATTTCTAAATTTGTCCATTCAGAATTCTTCCATAAAAATGCTTAGATAAATGAGAAAAGTAAGTTTTATTCTCTATTTATAAGTAGTAGTCATAAATGAAACTATCTAGAACAATGGTCACATTATGCCACCTACAACTATCCAAAGCCTCATTACCAGATGCGAATGTTAAAAGTCTATTGCATGGATAGATCACGCATACGAGTTAAGATTCCTTCACTACAGCTGTAACCTTATAATTTGAATTTGAAGCTAGATAAATatgaatttggattttcaaaaggTACAATTTGTACCAAGCGCTCTTGTTCATGGAACATGAATGGCAATGTAATTCACcacttaaacaaaaataaaactcactAGGAGTGGGCTTCTTTTGCATGATATTGGTACAGATTTAATTATAATATATAAATGAGTTTTACATAAATTATAGTACTCTCTCCAAAATTATATGTTTCGTACTTAATAAGGCACCAATTTAGACTAAGAGCTTAAATTATCACTATATATTAATAGAAGTTAGTGAAAAAAGCAAAGAACAAGTAAGTTTTTAAAGATTGTGAACTTGTTAAATACAAAACCGGGTTAACAATTAACAGTGCCTTGTTAACAATCAAATATTAAAGAAGCATTAAAAAGCTTATGGAGAAAACTTTTCTTTTAAAGAATAGAAATTCGAGAGGACACAATTCCAAAATTTGATGCTATGAAAATAGTAATTAAGAAGTAAAACTTACAATCTCACTTGGGGGAAATAGTTGCTAAAATTTGGTATTACAAGCTGCTAGACCAATGTGAAAGGCCCAAAATAATCCGTATTTAACTAGGGTTAGCATGCCATGGCAACAGGAAAGACGAACGCAATATATTTACAGATGTAGGAGCATAATTCTATGTAATACCTGAAAAGCTTTTACTCTCCTGAAAAAGTAGAAATTTAACAAGACAAAAGTAAAAAATATCAAATAGGAGAGTATACAGTCTCCTGTATCTTTTATTATAATACATCTTGAATAGAAAATGATTGTGTCATTTTAAACAGAACATTTTACATAAATGGAAAAGGAAAAAATCCGGGTTCCCTTACAACACAATCTAACCGCTTAAAACTAATGAACGTAACGACAAATTATATCCATGACAAGAATTCAATAGGAAAGCTTTACAAGATCCTATATTTCCCTTCTGAGAACCGTTCATATCTCTTTCCTCTCTAAATAAAGTGTAGAAAACTCAACAAGATGAATTTCATGATATTCAAACAGGTGAGTATCACTTCGTCTCTTAAGAATCTACCCCTAAAACCACTAGATAAATCAATCATTCTGAAATTGATCATACATTCTCTTGTATCTACTGGAGTATTACTTTTACACATAGCGAAATAGTACAATGTTGTTCATTTGTATGGATTATGTTTACATAGATCAAAATGGAAATATCCTACTTCCTTGACAACACAATCCTAACCATTTAAAATTAAGGAACATGGAAGGGATAGATTATATTTTTATACATGCCaagatttcttttttcttttcgtaACGGTGGTATGGGCCAGCTTGCGCACACCTCGACTATTCCACCGGGTAAGGCTTGGACAGATGGGAAGAAATCTATCCATGCcaagaaatcaaaagaaaaaatccTTACTTTGCCCTTCAAAGAACCAATCATATCTCTACTCTACCTATCAACTTTCATAAACACAAACGCATGTTAAGCACATTTtgcattaaaaaaaaattcacaaaGCATAATTCAGCATACTTCTGAGTGTATCAACTGGAGTGATAAGCTGTGTCACTTATTTATACAATATTTATACAACCAAAAGggagacacacacacacacatataatcaaaaaaaaaaaattgagaagaAATCTTATAAATGCTGGGCAAAGAGATGATTTTGCACACCTGGGATTTGAAACTTACAATGAATCTAAAAATTACTTGATAATGGTTAGAAATTTTTCTAAGGAGGCATTTCATCAgtatttaagaaaattaaaaaatggtCAAGATTACCGTAATCTGAAATTTTAAACATTTATTGTAATACCACAAAAATCTAAAATATGCCGAGCTGTAATTACCTGAATTGCCAAAACTCAAAAACCGACATATTTTGAAATAATCAGCAGATTCATCTCCCATTTTTGGATTCTCCATTGAGGAGCAATCGAAGATCATATTCTGCGTTTGGGAAGGGTTTTGAGTTATTGCCATTGGTTTTAAGCTTCAAGCGAAGTGACGGACATACATATATACAGTCGTAAGAGAGAGCTGAAAAAGGAAGAGATGGATTTGAAGCTTCGTCTTTAAATCGCTAATACTTTATTGTTTTCTCATATTCTATTTTGGATAAAATAATTCATAGTTTCACATATAATTTAATATAGTATTTTttaactttattatttttttcttatacATCCAACcaaaaaaatttacaaaatttaTGTTGGCCATGGTAGGCCTGAGGAGTGAGGAGAGCTAAAAGTAAGCTATAATTGGGGAGAGGTGATAAACAAGACACCGTACCTATACACTTTAGAGAGAACATAACACTTGATAGTTAGGGTAAAATTCATAACAATATGAATTTAATAATTAGGGTAAAAGGTTTCTAGATAGTCGGGATTTTCCTTTTCATACTTGTAGTACCATTATTATTCATGAATTTTCTTACATTTACTGTATGTTGTCCCTTTTGCTTCGGTCTTTTTATTATCATGATGTTgttattgcttctttttctttttccatggGTTCTACGTTACTGTATTTCTGTTCAACTATATTGTGATTATGCTTTTGTTGAGCCGGAAatctataaaaaaataatatattaccTCCACGTAAGAATAAAATTTGTATACAcactttgttgttgttgttattatgttGCATTAATTGCTACAATATTACAACCAACTAACCCTTAATCAAATATTTGGAGTTGTAAGTCCCTACAATAGAAACCTTCTACACCCCAAACAGAAATTAGTAGCAATAGTGAGCTCTCTTAGTAAAAGCTTATTAATCGAAATTAGTTGTGTTAATAGACTTCAAATATTGAAATTAGTTGAAAACTCACATGGAATGGTTAAACGAAAAAACTCACATAAAAGAAAACATTGAAAAGAGATGTTAATAGTTACCAACATTTAGTATAAAATAAAACATGATGCAAAATAACCTTGACTAAATCACAAGAGAAGGAATGTTTAACCACCTTTTTGGTTACGGAATATAGTGATTAAACAATTTTACAAAAGCTTATAAAGTAAGTCAATATGAAATCCTTTTTTAAGTTCAAGCTCACAGGCCGTCTATCAATAACAataaatatataaagaaaaaatttaaaacaaacgTATATCAAGTCGTCAAAATCATTGACATCAAATAGAAAACAAAAGAGAGAATCAAAATTTAATGGAGACTGGAGAGTGCATTTTTAGTTTAAATTGGCATTCAGCGCATGCATTTTTAATTCAGCTAACCAAATCAATGCTATCAGCAGTCTCCTAAAACAACTTTTCTTTAAAGCAAAAGTCCATCTCTGGTGGGTCTTAAGGGTCACATGACGACCTCAATTCATATATTATCAAACAGAATTAATACACGAAAGAGGATATGTTGGAAATTGGTGAATTTTGATTTTGATGATTAATACACGAAAgagacacttaaagttggcaTCATTTTTTATTTAGACACCTAAAATGAAGGTTGTTCCTATTGAGCATTTATGCTACactaaacttgttccaattaggCACTTTTTTGACAATTAGCCAAACTTACAAAGTGTGTGCAATACACTTGCGGCTTACGTGACGAatgacaaataaaaaaaaaggatatatatcattttgagttaaaaaaaaaaaaaaaccattttcaAATCTATTtagtaaacaaaataaaataacattcttaaaaagaaaaaaaaacttaattTATACCCAATCAGAAAATGACACATCATTaacaaaagaaaagacaaaaaaaaggaCACATTGGTGTTCTTAAAATCATTGTTCTTGGTGTTCTTCACTATCTTCATGTCTATTCTTGTTCCAACCACGATTTTAATCCAAAATTTCAAGAGAAACTCCTCCAAATTTGTTATAACTTCAACTAAAGATTCCCTACCAAGACTCGAAGACAACCCCAATATTAATTTCTCAATTTTTCATCAAATCAAGTCACCCATTTTAAACCATCAAGCTTTATAAAGATCCCATTAATGGtgtttcgattttttttttaaaccaTGGAAATTATAACATTCGATTTCTTTGATGGGTGAAAACCATTTAGTACTGCAAAAATCTGAGCAATAATTCTTACTAAGACAAAGCCCTTGGATATTCAAAAACTTGATGAAAAACCAACAAAACAAGAACTGTTAACTACTTAGGAACCATTTATCGGCGCAGTTCACCATCGCCGCCACCGGCAGACCCAGTGACATTCTGAACTTGTTCCCAGCGGAACCTCATCGTCCTCGCTTCGACATTGCGGACGGTGTCGATCTTCACGGCCGTCTCTCTATCCACCGAAAACTGAATGGTGTTTcgatttgaaatgaagaagaagggttGGTTCAAACTTTCTAGCTAAATCAATGGTGGAGGCACAACAATGGTGAAAGTGGATGAGGCAATGGTGGAAATGGTAGTggacataaagaagaagaagaagaagaaggaaataaaaaagataaaaaaaaaatctgtTTTATGGGCTCTTCACGCGCCTATATTGGGTGAAACTCACTCTATGTGCCAACTCAGCAAGAAGTGCTTAATTGGAACGAAGTTTATGTAATGTACGTGCTCATTAGGAACACCCCTAAGTTCAGGTGTCTAAATAAAAAATCGTGTCAACTTTAAGTATCTCTGTATGTATTCAGCCATTAATAAGTATTGCAGATATATTAGATTGGTCGAAGCTTGTGAAGGAGAAGGAGCTCATCCTGTTGGCACTTAATCTTAATGGGAATATAATTAACTTCTGCGTGAGATATTGTTTTTGTTGGGCTAAACTAGCCCAAATACACTCTTAACATGGTGTGATATTCTCTGTTTTGGACCAAGCCCGCACGATTTTTTCCAAAAGGCCTTATGCCATTAAGAGATCCCTACACCTTATATGTAGACTCCCAATCTTTTCAGctaccaatgtgggactttgttcGCATACCCAACAATTTTCCCCTCGAACTAAGTTCCACGTGGCCCAGTACCACGATTCACAGGTCAATTTTCGAGATTCACTGAGTGCCACCCATATTGTTAGAGTATTATGGCAACCGAAGCCCGCAACTAGCTTCTTCTTGTGTGTGCACTGCCCTGCACCATCACTTCGCCATCTTTATACTCTTTCCGCTGAACTtgggctctgataccagttgttgggctAAACTAGCCCAAATACACTCTTAACATGGTGTaatattgtccgctttgggccAAGCCCGTACGGTTTTTCCCAAAAGGCCTCACACCATTAAGAGATCCATACACCTTATATGTAGACCCTCAATCTTTTCAGctaccaatgtgggactttgttcGCACACT encodes the following:
- the LOC104244997 gene encoding uncharacterized protein, with the translated sequence MSIDRTCNGSFWTKEEDKIFENTLAVYSSDDDLLMRMAAALPGKSLEDIKNHYEVLVEDVNAIESGLVPLPRYRNMQSNSRNKSRLPKADVERRKGVAWTEEEHKLFLKGLDKYGKGDWKSISRHCVLSRTPQQVASHAQKFFNRREGVNKERRRASIHDITSVDIETAGTSQVPNPENMIGPAGGGSQVTASTNDTTGAVDSGVVSTGVGTFTSPIAAIEMKSMLPQEITVAEPVIAVSGGESSGPGAASVNEVNRLYHDVNDDFILGIDDLIMEQEGTYEAGIQGDTERSLLPSLQSSTAAGNENYGHPVTRIGSELEALITEHMVEDNEISSIFDVGKTPSSHAMLSSAAHSGMSSYAVAAHSGMSSYTVAAHSGISSYTVGSFGFNNAPENRVAAPGGGLTIDSQQLPSIAPSSNFGVGVCPNSNTCVRDEGIFYLGDLFPDI